The DNA sequence GTTGGCGTCGGCCCCGGGGATGAAGTCGGTGCGGAAGCCATTGAGCACCTGCTCGAACGTGGTGCCGGGCGGCGAATACGTGCGCCACAGTTCTTTGCGCCACCACTCCTGCGAAAACAGCCAGCCCGTCCAGACCGTGCCAAATGCTTCGAGGCCCTTCTTGGGCGGTGCGGTGTAGTCGCCGTTATTGAAAGTGGCGTCGGCGGTGAGGGCCGCAATCTGGCCTTCGAGGCGCACCACGCCGTGCGGGTAGTTCTTGGCCGTGCCCGACGTGCCCACGATGCGGTCGGCAAAGGTAGGGTAGCTCACGGCCCACTGAAACGCCTGCTGCGTCCCCATCGAAAAGCCGATGATGGCGCGCAAATGCGTAATCTTGAGCTCTTTCGTCAACAGTTCGTGCACCGCCGCCACGTTGTCGCGGATGGTCATGACGGGGAAGCGGGGCCCGTGGAACGGCTCGGGCGTATTGCTGGGCGAAGACGAATGTCCATTACCAAACAGCTCGGTGGTCACTAGGAACAGCTTGGCCGTGTCCAGGGCCTGGCCGGGGCCGATGAGCCACTCGTAGCCGTGGTGGTCGGCCATATAGTGCGAGGGCAGCAGGATGGCGTTGTCGCGCTTGGCGTTGAGGTGGCCGTAGGTGCCGTAGCCCACCCGGGCCTGGGGCAGCACCGCTCCGCCCTCGGTGCGGAAGTTGGCCAGCACAAAGAAGTGGTGCGGTACCCGGTCGGCGGGCTTAGCGGGGGTTTGGGCCCCGGCGGCGGCGAAGCACAGCAGCAGGACAAGGGTAAGGAGTTGGCGCATAACGAGCAGGTTGGGAAGGCGAAACGGGCGGCGCACGGGTAGTTTTCGCCCCGCGGGCCCGGCTGCCCGTAAAGGTAGCCAGCGCACGGTCCCGCCCGGGCCCCTCATGCGTCCTTCATCCGCCCCGGCAATGGACCAGCTTTCTACCCCGCCGTCTTCGCCGGCTTCCCTCACCGGCTACGCGCGGCGCGTGGGCATTGCGGTGGGCATCGTCTCCGTTGTCTTGTTCTCAACAGGGCTATTGGGCACGGCCTTCGGGGTGTTTTTGCGGGTGCTGGCGGCGCTGCTCATTGCGCTGCCGCTACAAGCCGGGGCCCAGTGGCTGCACCGCCGCACCCGCCTGCCGCAGGGCCTGGCGCTGCTACTGGTGGCGCTGCTGGTGGTGGGGGCCCTGGTAGGCACGGGCTGGCTGTTTTCAACGCACATCGGCGAGCAAGTGGCCGAGCTACGAAAGCAGCTGCCGCAGGCCCTGCGCGACGTGCAGGCGCGCGCGCGCGGCACCGAGTGGGGCCAGTGGGTGGCCAACGAAAAACTGGATTTTGGTAGCATCACGGGCGGCGGCTCGGCTTGGGTGGGCCGGGTCACGGGCATCTTCTCCACCACCTTCGGCGTGCTGGCCGATGGCTACGTCATCATCTTCCTGGCCTTGTTCATTGCCTTGCAGCCCAAGCTGTACCGCGCCGGCCTGGTAATGCTGGTGCCCAAGCCCGGCCGCGCCCGGGCCCACGAGGTGCTCGACAAAATCAGCGATACGCTGGTGAAATGGGTGCTGGGCCGGCTGGTGTCGATGCTGGCCGTGGGCGTGCTCACGGCGCTGGGGCTGTGGGCGTTGGGCCTACCGCTGGCCTGGGTGCTGGCCCTGTTCGCGGGACTGGTCACGTTCATTCCCAACATTGGGCCCATCGTTGCGATGGTGCCGGCGCTGCTGCTGGCCTTCTTCCACGGGGGCTCCACGGAGGCGCTGTACGTGCTGGCGCTATACCTGGGCGTGCAAACACTGGAGAGCGTGGCCGTGTCGCCGGTGGTGCAGCAGCGGCTCATTCTGCTGCCACCCGCCCTCATTTTTGTGGGGCAGCTGGTCATCGGCTCGTTCACCGGCCTGCTGGGCCTTACGCTGGCCACGCCCATCATCGCCATCGGCGTGATTCTGGTGAAAATGCTCTACGTGCAGGACGTGCTGGGCGACGATTCGGTGGAGCTGTAGCGCGGACGCGGCGCGTCCGCGCTACAGCTCTACTTCAAGGCCAGAATCTGCTTTAGCTCGGCCGGCGACACGGTGAGCAGGCCCACTTTGGGCAGGCGCTCGGTGAGGATGCGCCAGTTGGGTTCCTGCCGGAAAATGGGTTTCAGCAGGGCCAGGGCAGCGGGCACCTGCTGCTTGTTGGCCAGCGTGATGGCGTGCCAATACTTCATTTCGAGGTTCTGGGGGAACATCTTTTCGGCGGCCTGGTACTCCTGAACGGCGGCGGGCATGTCGTTTTTCTCCACAGCCAGGTCGCCGGCGTTCATGTGGTCGTAGGCCCGATGCAGCTTGAGGAGGCGGTGCAGCTCGGGCAGCGGGGCGGGGCTGTCGTCCACGCGCAGGTCCACGAGGCGGTCGGCCCAGGGGCCCTCGGTGGCGGTGCCGCGCACCACCAGCAGCGCCGCCGACTGCCGGCCGCGGACGTCGCCCCCGGCGGCCTGGGCCGCGTCGAGGGCTCCCAGCACGCGCTCGGCCAGGGGCAGGGCGGCGCCGGCTTCGTAGGCCCGGGCCATCGCGCCCCACACCGTGTTGTTCAGCATCATGTTGGCCTGCACCGAGAACTGGGGGCCCTGCTGGTGGCCGGCCATATCCACGCACTTTTTGCCGGTGTGCGTCGCCACGCGGCCCTGGTTGTCGAGGATGGCCACCTGGCGCACGTCGCGGCTTTCGTCGGCGGCCAGCAGCTCGTCCAGCGCCTGCTGGGCGGTTTTGCCGCTTTTCAGCAGGGCCAGGCCGCGCAGGCCGAACGACTTGTTAGTGAACGACTGGGTGGCCACCACGCCCACCCCGGCCTCGGCCCAGCTGACGGAGGTGCCCACCGAAAACCAGTGGCTTTGCACCGCCACGGCCATTTCGCCGGTTTTGGCGTCGCGGGCCACAATGCTGAAGGTATGAGCCAGCGGGTCGGTGGCGGAGTAGATGGACTGGGCGGCGGCGGGCAGCGCCAGCAGGGCCCCCAGCGAGCAGCAGAGCAAGTAGCGTAACTTGTGTAGCATTGGGC is a window from the Hymenobacter nivis genome containing:
- a CDS encoding alpha/beta fold hydrolase — protein: MRQLLTLVLLLCFAAAGAQTPAKPADRVPHHFFVLANFRTEGGAVLPQARVGYGTYGHLNAKRDNAILLPSHYMADHHGYEWLIGPGQALDTAKLFLVTTELFGNGHSSSPSNTPEPFHGPRFPVMTIRDNVAAVHELLTKELKITHLRAIIGFSMGTQQAFQWAVSYPTFADRIVGTSGTAKNYPHGVVRLEGQIAALTADATFNNGDYTAPPKKGLEAFGTVWTGWLFSQEWWRKELWRTYSPPGTTFEQVLNGFRTDFIPGADANDLILQMRTWERHDVGTTPGFGGDVEKALRSIKVPILYMPSETDLYFPVGDARYEAAFIPGVTLLPIPSLWGHTAGAASNPADAKFLNDNISKFLAGK
- a CDS encoding AI-2E family transporter encodes the protein MDQLSTPPSSPASLTGYARRVGIAVGIVSVVLFSTGLLGTAFGVFLRVLAALLIALPLQAGAQWLHRRTRLPQGLALLLVALLVVGALVGTGWLFSTHIGEQVAELRKQLPQALRDVQARARGTEWGQWVANEKLDFGSITGGGSAWVGRVTGIFSTTFGVLADGYVIIFLALFIALQPKLYRAGLVMLVPKPGRARAHEVLDKISDTLVKWVLGRLVSMLAVGVLTALGLWALGLPLAWVLALFAGLVTFIPNIGPIVAMVPALLLAFFHGGSTEALYVLALYLGVQTLESVAVSPVVQQRLILLPPALIFVGQLVIGSFTGLLGLTLATPIIAIGVILVKMLYVQDVLGDDSVEL
- a CDS encoding DUF1028 domain-containing protein — encoded protein: MLHKLRYLLCCSLGALLALPAAAQSIYSATDPLAHTFSIVARDAKTGEMAVAVQSHWFSVGTSVSWAEAGVGVVATQSFTNKSFGLRGLALLKSGKTAQQALDELLAADESRDVRQVAILDNQGRVATHTGKKCVDMAGHQQGPQFSVQANMMLNNTVWGAMARAYEAGAALPLAERVLGALDAAQAAGGDVRGRQSAALLVVRGTATEGPWADRLVDLRVDDSPAPLPELHRLLKLHRAYDHMNAGDLAVEKNDMPAAVQEYQAAEKMFPQNLEMKYWHAITLANKQQVPAALALLKPIFRQEPNWRILTERLPKVGLLTVSPAELKQILALK